The following are from one region of the Nicotiana tabacum cultivar K326 chromosome 3, ASM71507v2, whole genome shotgun sequence genome:
- the LOC107800765 gene encoding ABC transporter B family member 19-like: MAETTEGKPMPEAEKKKEQSLPFYQLFSFADKYDYLLMISGSIGAIIHGSSMPVFFLLFGEMVNGFGKNQMDLHKMVHEVSKYALYFVYLGLIVCASSYAEIGCWMYTGERQVSALRKKYLEAVLKQDVGFFDTDARTGDIVFSVSTDTLLVQDAISEKVGNFIHYLSTFLAGLVVGFVSAWRLALLSVAVIPGIAFAGGLYAYTLTGLTSKSRESYANAGIIAEQAIAQVRTVYSYVGESKALNSYSDAIQNTLKLGYKAGMAKGLGLGCTYGIACMSWALVFWYAGVFIRNGQSDGGKAFTAIFSAIVGGMSLGQSFSNLGAFSKGKAAGYKLMEIIKQKPTIVQDLADGKCLSEVNGNIEFKNVTFSYPSRPDVIIFRDFCIFFPAGKTVAVVGGSGSGKSTVVSLIERFYDPNEGQVLLDNVDIKTLQLRWLRDQIGLVNQEPALFATTILENILYGKPDATMAEVEAATSAANAHSFITLLPNGYNTQVGERGVQLSGGQKQRIAIARAMLKNPKILLLDEATSALDAGSESIVQEALDRLMVGRTTVVVAHRLSTIRNVDSIAVIQQGQVVETGTHEELIAKGGAYSSLIRFQEMVGNRDFSNPSTRRTRSSRLSSSLSTKSLSLRSGSLRNLSYSYSTGADGRIEMISNAETERKNPAPQGYFCRLLKLNAPEWPYSIMGAVGSVLSGFIGPTFAIVMSNMIEVFYYRNPASMERKTKEYVFIYIGAGLYAVVAYLIQHYFFSIMGENLTTRVRRMMLAAILRNEVGWFDEEENNSSLLAARLATDAADVKSAIAERISVILQNMTSLLTSFIVAFIVEWRVSLLILATFPLLVLANFAQQLSLKGFAGDTAKAHAKTSMIAGEGVSNIRTVAAFNAQEKIISLFSQELRVPQMQSLRRSQMSGLLFGISQLALYASEALILWYGAHLVSKGVSTFSKVIKVFVVLVITANSVAETVSLAPEIVRGGEAVGSVFSILDRSTRVDPDDTEADPVESIRGDIELRHVDFAYPSRPDVSVFKDFNLRIRAGQSQALVGASGSGKSSVIALIERFYDPTGGKVMIDGKDIRRLNLKSLRLKIGLVQQEPALFAASIFENIAYGKEGATEAEVVEAARAANVHTFVSGLPEGYKTPVGERGVQLSGGQKQRIAIARAVLKDPSILLLDEATSALDAESECVLQEALERLMRGRTTVLVAHRLSTIRHVDSIGVVQDGRIVEQGSHSELISRPEGAYSRLLQLQHHRI, from the exons ATGGCGGAGACTACAGAAGGAAAACCAATGCCAGAGGCAGAGAAAAAGAAAGAGCAAAGTCTTCCATTTTATCAGTTGTTTTCTTTTGCTGATAAGTATGATTATCTTCTAATGATTTCTGGAAGTATTGGAGCTATTATTCATGGCTCTTCTATGCCtgttttctttctcctttttggTGAAATGGTTAATGGTTTTGGCAAAAATCAAATGGATTTGCACAAAATGGTTCATGAAGTATCAAAG TATGCTCTGTATTTCGTGTATCTTGGGTTGATAGTTTGTGCATCATCCTACGCAG AGATTGGTTGTTGGATGTATACTGGAGAAAGGCAAGTAAGTGCACTAAGGAAGAAATATTTAGAAGCAGTGTTGAAACAGGACGTTGGGTTTTTTGACACAGATGCTAGAACAGGAGATATTGTTTTCAGCGTCTCAACGGATACTCTACTGGTCCAAGATGCCATTAGTGAGAAG GTGGGCAATTTCATCCACTACCTTTCGACGTTCTTGGCCGGGTTGGTAGTTGGTTTCGTGTCAGCATGGAGGTTGGCTCTCCTTAGTGTGGCAGTAATTCCTGGAATTGCTTTTGCTGGGGGTCTTTATGCTTATACTCTCACTGGTCTCACCTCCAAAAGCAGAGAATCCTATGCCAATGCTGGTATCATTGCCGAGCAG GCAATTGCACAAGTTAGAACAGTTTACTCATACGTGGGCGAGAGCAAAGCCCTCAATTCATATTCAGATGCAATTCAGAACACATTAAAGCTCGGATACAAGGCTGGCATGGCCAAAGGCTTGGGTTTGGGATGTACCTATGGAATAGCATGCATGTCGTGGGCCCTTGTTTTCTGGTACGCCGGGGTTTTCATCAGGAATGGACAATCTGATGGCGGGAAGGCATTTACTGCTATTTTCTCAGCCATTGTTGGTGGGAT GAGTTTGGGTCAGTCATTTTCCAATCTTGGTGCATTTAGTAAAGGAAAAGCAGCTGGATACAAGTTAATGGAAATCATCAAGCAGAAACCTACCATTGTTCAGGATCTTGCAGATGGAAAGTGCCTGTCTGAGGTCAATGGGAATATTGAATTCAAAAATGTGACCTTCAGCTATCCTTCAAGACCGGATGTAATTATCTTCAGAgatttctgcattttcttccctgCTGGAAAGACAGTAGCAGTCGTTGGTGGCAGTGGCTCAGGGAAAAGCACTGTTGTTTCGCTCATAGAAAGATTTTATGATCCTAATGAGG GCCAAGTTTTGCTGGACAATGTGGACATAAAGACATTACAGCTCAGATGGTTGCGAGATCAGATTGGCCTTGTGAATCAAGAACCTGCATTATTTGCTACTACCATACTTGAGAACATACTGTATGGAAAGCCTGATGCAACTATGGCTGAAGTTGAGGCTGCTACCTCTGCTGCCAATGCACATAGCTTTATTACCTTGCTTCCTAATGGATACAACACCCAG GTGGGAGAGCGTGGTGTCCAACTATCTGGTGGACAGAAACAGAGAATTGCAATTGCAAGAGCTATGTTAAAGAACCCAAAGATCCTCCTGCTTGATGAGGCCACTAGTGCTCTTGACGCTGGTTCAGAGAGCATTGTCCAGGAAGCTCTGGACCGCCTCATGGTTGGCCGGACTACTGTAGTTGTTGCTCACCGTCTCTCCACAATTAGAAATGTCGATTCAATTGCAGTTATACAGCAAGGGCAGGTAGTTGAGACTGGAACACATGAAGAGCTGATTGCCAAAGGTGGGGCTTATTCTTCTTTAATCAGATTCCAAGAAATGGTTGGGAACCGAGACTTCTCAAATCCATCTACTCGTCGTACACGTTCATCTCGTTTAAGCAGTTCACTATCAACAAAATCTCTAAGCCTTCGCTCTGGCAGTTTAAGGAATTTGAGCTATTCATACAGTACCGGTGCAGATGGACGTATCGAAATGATTTCTAATGCTGAAACAGAGAGGAAAAATCCTGCACCACAGGGCTATTTCTGCCGCCTTCTCAAACTAAATGCTCCCGAGTGGCCTTATTCAATCATGGGAGCCGTAGGGTCTGTTCTCTCTGGTTTTATTGGTCCAACTTTTGCTATTGTGATGAGTAACATGATTGAGGTATTCTACTATAGAAATCCTGCAAGCATGGAAAGAAAGACAAAGGAATATGTCTTCATTTACATTGGGGCAGGCCTTTATGCTGTTGTAGCATATTTAATACAGCATTACTTCTTTAGTATTATGGGAGAAAATCTCACTACCAGGGTGCGGAGGATGATGTTGGCAG CAATTTTGAGGAATGAAGTGGGGTGGTTCGATGAGGAGGAGAACAATTCAAGTCTACTTGCAGCTCGCTTAGCTACAGATGCTGCAGATGTTAAATCTGCCATAGCGGAGAGGATCTCCGTTATACTACAGAATATGACATCTCTTCTCACTTCATTTATAGTTGCATTTATAGTCGAATGGCGAGTCTCACTTCTCATCCTTGCCACATTTCCGCTTCTAGTCTTGGCCAATTTTGCTCAg CAACTATCACTGAAAGGCTTTGCGGGAGACACAGCCAAAGCGCATGCGAAGACAAGCATGATTGCTGGAGAAGGAGTAAGCAATATTAGAACTGTAGCAGCTTTCAATGCTCAAGAAAAGATCATCTCTTTGTTCTCCCAAGAGCTTAGAGTTCCACAAATGCAAAGTCTTCGACGCAGCCAAATGTCAGGACTCTTATTTGGTATATCACAACTTGCTCTTTATGCTTCTGAGGCTCTGATTCTGTGGTATGGCGCGCACCTTGTTAGCAAAGGGGTCTCGACTTTCTCTAAGGTGATTAAGGTCTTTGTAGTCCTTGTGATCACGGCCAATTCAGTTGCTGAAACCGTCAGTTTAGCACCCGAGATTGTTAGGGGTGGTGAAGCTGTTGGTTCTGTATTTTCCATTCTTGATCGCTCAACCAGGGTTGATCCTGATGACACTGAAGCTGATCCAGTTGAATCAATTAGAGGGGATATTGAATTGCGCCATGTTGATTTTGCATATCCTTCACGACCGGATGTTTCAGTGTTCAAGGACTTCAATCTTAGGATTCGTGCAGGCCAAAGCCAAGCTCTTGTGGGGGCAAGTGGCTCGGGAAAGAGCTCCGTTATAGCCTTAATTGAAAGGTTCTATGATCCAACCGGTGGAAAAGTTATGATTGATGGGAAAGACATAAGGAGATTAAACTTGAAATCCCTTAGGCTTAAAATTGGGTTGGTGCAACAAGAGCCAGCTCTGTTTGCAGCTAGCATTTTTGAGAATATTGCCTATGGTAAAGAGGGTGCAACAGAAGCAGAAGTTGTTGAAGCGGCCCGAGCAGCAAATGTGCACACATTTGTTAGTGGTTTGCCTGAAGGTTACAAGACCCCAGTTGGTGAGAGAGGTGTTCAACTCTCGGGAGGACAGAAACAACGGATTGCAATTGCTAGGGCCGTTCTTAAAGATCCATCAATTCTCCTACTCGACGAGGCTACAAGTGCACTTGATGCTGAATCCGAATGTGTGTTACAAGAAGCACTCGAAAGGTTGATGAGAGGTCGAACCACTGTACTTGTGGCTCACCGATTATCAACAATTCGTCATGTGGACAGCATCGGGGTGGTGCAAGATGGTCGCATTGTTGAACAAGGTAGCCATTCTGAGTTAATCAGCAGGCCAGAAGGTGCATATTCTAGACTATTGCAATTACAACACCACCGGATATGA